From the genome of Desulfovibrio porci, one region includes:
- a CDS encoding DNA repair protein RecN, protein MLEYLRIRNLALIEDMELDFSPGMNVLTGETGAGKSFILKALGFLLGDKLNAEMVRPGAERAQVEALFTLEEQDLVLRRELLAESGRSRFYVNDALSSQESLRELRARLVTHTSQHGQQQLLQPAFQARLMESAFPQPELLAERDALLGQLQQVSAQRKALLEKQANLADRRDLLEMQQQEIDKVSPEEGEEEHLEELRAKVRSQEHLRKNYEDALILLHGEDGPGLLDMLGQFERLIHSMSQDDDVLTPEAEAVAALRQQLVHLSNHLRRPPLPDEEMDMDNVEERLFALAQLKRKLRRSLPEILALRGEIEENLSFLDVCALDLSRLAKEEAALAEKLAAVVERIRPVRREAASDFARSLEGQLRDLGFSEQVRVIPDFVPHELWPGVTDERVRILWAPNPGQPPQPLDRIASGGELSRFLLALTSVRQDAESAIYIFDEVDAGVGGLTLNKLAEKLNALAEQRQMLLITHWPQLAARARKHFQISKVVREEATFTLCSPLDGPARHAELARMAGGGPQGEALARSLEN, encoded by the coding sequence ATGCTGGAATATCTGCGCATCCGCAATCTGGCCCTGATCGAGGATATGGAGCTGGACTTTTCGCCGGGCATGAATGTGCTCACGGGCGAAACCGGCGCGGGCAAGAGCTTCATCCTCAAGGCGCTGGGCTTTCTGCTGGGTGACAAACTGAACGCGGAAATGGTGCGGCCGGGCGCGGAACGGGCCCAAGTGGAAGCGCTGTTCACCCTTGAGGAGCAGGATCTGGTGCTGCGGCGAGAACTGCTGGCCGAAAGCGGCCGCAGCCGTTTCTACGTCAATGACGCGCTGAGTTCGCAGGAGAGCCTGCGTGAGCTGCGCGCGCGCCTGGTCACCCACACCAGCCAGCACGGCCAGCAGCAACTTTTGCAGCCCGCCTTTCAAGCCCGGCTCATGGAAAGCGCCTTTCCGCAACCCGAACTGCTGGCAGAGCGCGACGCCCTGCTCGGCCAGTTGCAACAGGTTTCGGCCCAACGCAAAGCCCTGTTGGAAAAGCAGGCCAATCTGGCGGACAGGCGCGATCTGCTGGAAATGCAGCAGCAGGAAATAGATAAAGTATCACCTGAAGAAGGCGAGGAAGAGCACCTGGAGGAATTGCGGGCCAAAGTCCGCTCACAGGAGCATCTGCGGAAAAATTATGAAGACGCCCTGATCCTGCTGCACGGTGAGGACGGGCCGGGACTACTGGACATGCTAGGGCAGTTTGAGCGCCTCATCCACAGCATGAGCCAGGATGACGACGTGCTGACGCCCGAGGCGGAGGCCGTCGCCGCCCTGCGCCAGCAGCTGGTGCATCTGAGCAATCATCTGCGCCGCCCGCCCCTGCCCGACGAAGAGATGGACATGGACAATGTGGAGGAACGCCTCTTTGCCTTGGCCCAGCTCAAACGCAAACTGCGGCGGAGCCTGCCGGAAATTCTCGCTTTGCGCGGTGAAATTGAGGAAAACCTTTCTTTTCTGGATGTCTGCGCCCTGGATCTCTCGCGTCTTGCCAAAGAGGAAGCCGCGCTGGCGGAAAAACTGGCTGCTGTGGTCGAGCGTATCCGGCCCGTGCGCCGTGAGGCCGCGTCAGACTTTGCCCGCAGTCTGGAAGGCCAGCTGCGCGATCTGGGCTTTTCCGAACAGGTGCGGGTGATCCCCGATTTTGTTCCCCATGAACTCTGGCCGGGCGTCACGGACGAGCGCGTGCGCATTCTCTGGGCGCCGAACCCCGGCCAGCCGCCCCAGCCGCTGGACCGTATCGCGTCGGGCGGCGAACTGTCGCGTTTTTTGCTGGCCCTGACCAGCGTGCGCCAGGACGCGGAAAGCGCCATCTATATCTTTGATGAGGTGGACGCTGGCGTGGGTGGCCTCACCCTGAACAAACTGGCCGAAAAGCTCAACGCCCTGGCGGAACAACGTCAGATGCTGCTGATCACTCACTGGCCGCAACTGGCCGCGCGGGCGCGGAAACACTTTCAGATCAGCAAAGTGGTCCGCGAGGAAGCCACGTTTACGCTCTGCTCGCCCCTGGACGGCCCCGCCCGCCACGCGGAACTGGCCAGAATGGCGGGCGGCGGCCCCCAGGGCGAAGCCTTGGCGCGCAGCCTGGAGAACTGA
- a CDS encoding ABC transporter permease, which translates to MLRRLLGHNLMLSLGLGIVLIMSLAAVCAPLLAPYPPTALHLDHILEPPSSRFWLGTDRLGRDVFSRLLYGGRVSLWVGFVAVGISISIGTVLGLVSGYFRRWVDEAIMRLVDIMLCFPSFFLILAVIAFLEPDLTNIMVVIGLTSWMGVTRLVRAETLSLREREFVAAARLAGSPTRRILFRHILPNALAPVLITATLGVAGAILVESSLSFLGLGVQPPTASWGNMLMEGKTVIESAPWLSVYPGLAILITVLGYNLLGESLRDLLDPRLRQ; encoded by the coding sequence ATGCTGAGACGCCTTCTCGGGCACAACCTCATGCTTTCGCTGGGGCTGGGCATTGTGCTGATCATGTCCCTGGCTGCGGTCTGCGCTCCTCTGCTCGCGCCCTATCCGCCCACTGCCCTGCATCTGGACCATATTCTGGAGCCGCCCTCCTCCCGCTTCTGGCTGGGCACCGACCGCCTGGGCCGCGACGTTTTTTCCCGCCTGCTTTACGGGGGGCGCGTATCCCTCTGGGTGGGCTTCGTGGCCGTGGGCATCTCCATCAGCATCGGCACGGTGCTGGGCCTGGTCAGCGGCTATTTCAGACGTTGGGTGGATGAGGCCATCATGCGTCTGGTGGACATTATGCTCTGCTTCCCCTCGTTTTTCCTGATCCTGGCGGTCATTGCCTTTCTGGAGCCCGACCTTACCAATATTATGGTCGTTATCGGTCTGACCTCCTGGATGGGCGTGACCCGTCTGGTGCGCGCCGAAACCCTCAGCCTGCGTGAACGCGAATTTGTAGCCGCCGCCCGCCTGGCCGGAAGCCCCACCCGGCGCATTCTGTTCCGCCACATTCTGCCCAACGCCCTTGCGCCGGTGCTGATCACCGCCACACTGGGCGTGGCCGGGGCCATTCTGGTGGAATCAAGCCTGAGCTTTCTGGGGCTGGGCGTGCAGCCCCCCACGGCCAGTTGGGGTAATATGCTCATGGAAGGCAAAACAGTCATTGAAAGCGCGCCCTGGCTTTCGGTTTATCCGGGCCTGGCCATTCTGATCACCGTGCTGGGCTACAACCTTCTGGGCGAAAGCCTGCGCGACCTGCTGGACCCGCGCCTCAGACAATAG
- a CDS encoding ABC transporter permease — protein sequence MSTPSPTRSRRGRFTAIALRAARKTLWMLLVLWGITLISFWVIHLAPGSPTDMETTLNPLAGEAARQRLEALYGLDRPLYVQYGDWLLRLLHFDFGNSMSADARPVLDKILERLPLTVSMNVISLVLTLLIAIPVGILSACRQNSLLDRGVTVLVFLGFAMPSFWLALLLMLFFGIDLQWLPISGLTSMDYASLSPWGKFCDLARHLALPILVYTVGGLAGMSRYMRACMLEVLRQDYILTARAKGLPPSLIIRRHALRNALLPVITLLGLSVPGLIGGSVIIESIFALPGLGQLFYAAVMARDYTMIMGNLVLGAVLTLAGNLLADIGYGLADPRIRADGERN from the coding sequence ATGAGCACGCCCTCCCCCACCCGCAGCCGTCGGGGCCGCTTTACGGCCATCGCCCTGAGAGCCGCCAGAAAAACCCTCTGGATGTTGCTGGTGCTCTGGGGCATTACCCTGATCTCCTTCTGGGTCATCCATCTGGCCCCCGGTTCGCCCACGGACATGGAGACCACCCTGAATCCCCTGGCCGGCGAGGCGGCGCGCCAGCGTCTGGAAGCCCTCTACGGTCTGGACCGGCCTTTATACGTACAGTACGGAGACTGGCTGCTGCGCCTGCTCCATTTTGATTTCGGCAATTCCATGTCCGCCGACGCGCGGCCCGTGCTGGACAAGATTCTGGAACGCCTGCCCCTGACCGTCTCCATGAATGTGATTTCCCTGGTGCTGACGCTGCTCATCGCCATTCCCGTGGGCATCCTCTCGGCCTGCAGGCAGAATTCACTGCTGGACCGCGGCGTGACCGTACTGGTTTTTCTGGGCTTTGCCATGCCCTCTTTCTGGCTGGCCCTGCTGCTGATGCTGTTTTTCGGCATTGATCTCCAATGGCTGCCCATTTCCGGCCTGACTTCCATGGATTACGCCAGTCTGAGCCCCTGGGGGAAATTCTGCGATCTGGCCCGTCATCTGGCCCTGCCCATTCTGGTCTATACGGTCGGCGGTCTGGCGGGCATGTCACGCTATATGCGGGCCTGCATGCTGGAAGTGCTGCGTCAGGACTACATTCTCACAGCCAGGGCCAAAGGTCTGCCGCCAAGCCTGATTATCCGGCGGCACGCCCTGCGTAACGCCCTGCTGCCGGTCATTACCCTGCTGGGTCTTTCCGTGCCGGGACTCATCGGCGGCAGCGTGATCATCGAATCCATTTTCGCCCTGCCCGGCCTGGGCCAGCTGTTTTACGCGGCGGTCATGGCCCGCGACTACACCATGATCATGGGCAATCTGGTGCTGGGCGCGGTGCTCACCCTGGCGGGCAATCTGCTGGCCGACATCGGCTACGGCCTGGCCGACCCGCGCATCCGCGCCGACGGAGAGCGGAACTGA
- the rdgC gene encoding recombination-associated protein RdgC — MGFANSTCSFTRFRILDPVPDALWPQIPDKLKQFAFRDIDDIPEMQAQGWVCFEDMLDSEWAVAPPQKGAYIVFSLRLDMRRIPAGVVKKHLALALRQEKERMREQNKTFISRERKKELKEQVMLRLRQRFLPVPGEFNVLWATDKNEVWFASTQNKMIDLFMEEFLKTFELHLEQLTPYTLAASMLDEESLIRLDQLEATQFAPLA; from the coding sequence ATGGGCTTTGCCAACAGTACCTGCAGTTTTACCCGTTTCCGCATTCTGGATCCCGTGCCCGACGCGCTCTGGCCCCAGATCCCGGACAAGCTCAAGCAGTTCGCCTTCCGCGACATTGATGACATCCCCGAAATGCAGGCCCAGGGCTGGGTCTGCTTTGAGGATATGCTGGATTCTGAATGGGCCGTCGCTCCGCCGCAGAAAGGCGCTTACATCGTTTTTTCCCTGCGCCTGGATATGCGACGCATCCCGGCCGGTGTGGTCAAAAAGCATCTGGCCCTGGCCCTGCGCCAGGAAAAGGAACGCATGCGCGAGCAGAACAAGACTTTCATCTCGCGCGAACGCAAAAAAGAACTCAAGGAACAGGTCATGTTGCGCCTGCGCCAGCGTTTCCTGCCGGTGCCGGGTGAATTCAACGTGCTCTGGGCCACGGACAAAAACGAAGTCTGGTTCGCCTCCACCCAGAACAAGATGATTGACCTCTTCATGGAGGAATTTCTGAAAACCTTCGAGTTGCATCTGGAGCAACTGACGCCGTATACTCTGGCGGCCTCCATGCTGGATGAGGAAAGCCTCATCCGCCTGGACCAGCTTGAAGCAACCCAATTCGCGCCGCTTGCCTAG
- a CDS encoding pseudouridine synthase yields MRLNKAIAAAGLCSRRKADELILAGQVLVNGVLEANPARHVLPDDCIAVNGRELTAAQEYCYLLLHKPVQTVCTVSDPEGRPTVMEYLPAGVRHLRLYPVGRLDYFSEGLLLLTNDGELAQRLTHPRHHQPKVYEVLVRGPVPETALAAMRQGMRLAEGQDLLPVDVERKTANSGNNTLLRMVLCQGVNRQIRRMCRDLGLTILRLRRVAQGPLDLGELTPGQARQLTAREVAVLRSSAGLPSSA; encoded by the coding sequence GTGCGCCTGAACAAGGCCATTGCCGCCGCCGGATTGTGCTCGCGGCGCAAGGCCGACGAATTGATTCTTGCGGGTCAGGTCCTTGTCAACGGCGTTCTGGAAGCGAATCCGGCCCGGCATGTGCTGCCGGACGACTGCATCGCCGTCAACGGACGGGAGCTCACCGCGGCGCAGGAATACTGCTATCTGTTGCTGCACAAGCCCGTGCAGACCGTCTGCACGGTCAGCGACCCTGAGGGACGACCCACAGTCATGGAATACCTTCCGGCCGGGGTTCGACATCTGCGGCTTTATCCGGTGGGACGGCTGGATTATTTCTCGGAGGGCCTGCTGCTGCTGACCAATGACGGCGAATTGGCCCAGCGGCTGACCCATCCCCGTCACCATCAGCCCAAGGTCTATGAAGTGCTGGTGCGTGGTCCCGTGCCGGAAACGGCGCTGGCGGCCATGCGCCAGGGCATGCGCCTTGCCGAGGGTCAGGATTTGTTGCCCGTGGATGTGGAGCGAAAAACGGCGAACAGCGGCAACAACACCTTGCTGCGTATGGTGCTGTGTCAGGGCGTCAACCGTCAGATCCGTCGCATGTGCCGGGATCTGGGACTGACTATTCTGCGTCTGCGCCGCGTGGCTCAGGGGCCGCTGGATTTGGGTGAACTCACGCCGGGACAGGCGCGGCAACTGACGGCCCGGGAAGTGGCCGTTCTCAGAAGCAGCGCCGGTCTGCCCTCTTCCGCGTAA
- a CDS encoding phosphoglucomutase has protein sequence MAVVHCDAGHLPAPEKLERIPALMSAYYTEFPNPKIPAQRVSFGTSGHRGSSVLHTFNEEHIYAITQAVCDYRKAKGIDGPLFLGGDTHALSEAAFRSALEVLVANGVSVRIAKDGAFTATPAVSHAILRWNAGRSDGLADGIIITPSHNPPRDGGFKYNPPHGGPAETEVTGWIEKSANAYLDSGNRNVQLMHLRAAQSSPLVEEYDFIRAYVEDLPKVLDMKAIAASGLRLGVDPLGGASLPLWDPIAEAYGIDLTVVNKKVDPTFRFVPCDKDGLIRMDCSSPYAMSRLLEIRNDFDLAFACDPDSDRHGIVTRQELMNPNHYLTVAAWHLFRTRTDWPAECGIGKTLVTSAMLDRVGKELGRPVVEVPVGFKWFVPYLLNRRCGLGCEESAGASFLCFDGSPWSTDKDGPLMCLLAAEIMAKEQASPSEIYQRLTDRLGAPVYQRLDAPADDRTRSLLKALTPESVNLRTLGGSPVTAVQTHAPGNDAPIGGIKVVSEDGWFAVRPSGTEAICKVYTESFKGEAQLCALQKDAIDFLERLLKEE, from the coding sequence ATGGCCGTCGTCCATTGTGATGCTGGGCATCTGCCCGCCCCTGAGAAGCTGGAACGTATCCCCGCGCTGATGAGCGCCTATTACACCGAATTCCCCAACCCCAAAATTCCGGCCCAGCGGGTATCGTTCGGCACTTCCGGGCATCGTGGCTCATCTGTGCTGCATACCTTCAACGAAGAACATATCTACGCCATCACCCAGGCCGTCTGCGACTACCGCAAGGCCAAGGGCATTGACGGCCCGCTTTTTCTGGGCGGGGACACGCACGCCCTGTCCGAGGCGGCTTTCCGTTCCGCCCTGGAAGTGCTGGTGGCCAACGGCGTCAGCGTGCGCATCGCCAAAGACGGGGCGTTTACCGCCACGCCCGCCGTTTCGCACGCCATTCTGCGCTGGAATGCCGGGCGAAGCGACGGTTTGGCCGACGGCATCATCATTACGCCGTCGCACAATCCGCCGCGCGACGGCGGCTTCAAATACAATCCTCCGCACGGCGGCCCGGCTGAAACCGAAGTCACCGGCTGGATTGAAAAAAGCGCCAATGCCTATCTGGACAGCGGCAACCGCAATGTTCAGCTCATGCACCTGCGCGCAGCCCAATCTTCTCCTCTGGTGGAGGAGTACGATTTTATCCGCGCCTATGTGGAAGACCTGCCCAAGGTGCTGGACATGAAAGCCATCGCCGCTTCGGGCCTCAGGCTGGGCGTGGATCCGCTGGGCGGGGCCAGCCTGCCGCTCTGGGATCCTATTGCCGAGGCCTATGGCATTGACCTGACTGTGGTCAACAAGAAGGTGGACCCCACCTTCCGCTTTGTGCCCTGCGACAAAGACGGCCTGATCCGCATGGATTGTTCCTCGCCCTATGCCATGAGCCGCCTGTTGGAGATACGCAACGACTTTGACCTGGCCTTCGCCTGCGATCCGGATTCCGACCGCCACGGCATTGTGACCCGCCAGGAACTGATGAATCCCAATCATTATCTGACGGTGGCGGCTTGGCATCTGTTCCGCACCCGAACGGACTGGCCGGCCGAGTGCGGCATCGGCAAAACCCTGGTGACCAGTGCCATGCTGGACAGAGTGGGGAAGGAACTCGGCCGTCCCGTGGTGGAAGTGCCCGTGGGCTTCAAATGGTTTGTGCCCTATCTGCTCAACCGGCGTTGCGGCTTGGGCTGCGAGGAAAGCGCCGGCGCTTCCTTTCTCTGTTTTGACGGCTCGCCCTGGAGCACGGACAAAGACGGCCCGCTGATGTGCCTGCTGGCCGCAGAGATCATGGCCAAGGAGCAGGCTTCGCCCAGCGAAATCTACCAAAGGCTGACCGACAGGCTCGGCGCGCCGGTCTACCAGCGCCTGGATGCGCCCGCTGACGACCGTACCCGGTCGCTGCTTAAGGCGCTGACGCCGGAAAGCGTGAATCTGCGAACCCTGGGCGGCTCGCCAGTGACCGCCGTGCAAACCCACGCGCCGGGCAATGACGCGCCCATCGGCGGGATCAAGGTCGTCAGCGAGGACGGCTGGTTTGCCGTGCGCCCTTCAGGCACGGAAGCCATCTGCAAGGTCTACACCGAGAGCTTCAAGGGCGAAGCCCAGCTCTGCGCCCTGCAAAAGGACGCCATAGACTTTCTGGAGCGCCTGCTGAAAGAGGAGTAG
- a CDS encoding glycosyltransferase family protein, with protein sequence MKLRILSVGGQYLTQSLRQLGHAVLSVCPDPEADIPLPHPETARNLLEQAAGRGFIPDMLFYADDGNLPLLINPESAPCPSLYYSIDTYCNPWHLPYARGFDLVLAAQKDFLSLFADEGLPAQWFPLFCRSVDEAAPFDARDIPVAFVATLGHKNNPGREPFLRNFRALHPLVMRSGDFFPVFRRSRIVLNQTAFSEVNFRCFEAMGCGSALLMEQCGNGLDELFTPDESILPPYPKDDAAEAARIASSYLARPRQLAEIAENGRRLVAQRHTSLVRAQRLTEHCRQLRAASAQQARLDQADLRRIFVRTAFGMIASELRGPHLERHRAFFHNLATH encoded by the coding sequence ATGAAGCTACGCATCCTTTCCGTGGGCGGTCAGTATCTGACGCAGTCCCTGCGTCAACTTGGTCATGCCGTGTTGTCGGTCTGCCCGGATCCGGAGGCGGATATTCCTCTGCCGCACCCGGAAACAGCGCGCAACCTGCTCGAACAGGCAGCGGGGCGGGGCTTTATCCCGGATATGCTGTTTTATGCCGATGACGGCAACCTGCCGCTGCTGATTAATCCCGAATCCGCGCCGTGCCCCTCGCTTTATTATTCCATTGATACCTACTGCAACCCCTGGCATCTGCCGTACGCGCGGGGTTTTGACCTGGTGCTGGCGGCCCAGAAGGACTTTCTGTCCCTGTTTGCCGATGAGGGCTTGCCCGCGCAGTGGTTTCCCCTGTTCTGCCGCTCTGTGGACGAGGCCGCGCCTTTTGACGCGCGGGATATTCCGGTGGCGTTTGTGGCCACGCTGGGGCATAAGAACAACCCCGGACGGGAGCCTTTTCTACGGAACTTCCGCGCCTTGCACCCCTTGGTGATGCGCTCGGGCGACTTCTTTCCCGTCTTCCGGCGCAGCCGCATCGTGCTCAATCAGACCGCCTTTTCCGAAGTCAATTTTCGCTGTTTTGAAGCCATGGGCTGCGGTTCGGCCCTGCTCATGGAGCAGTGTGGCAACGGCCTGGATGAATTGTTCACGCCGGATGAAAGCATTCTGCCCCCATACCCCAAAGATGATGCGGCCGAAGCCGCCCGCATCGCGTCCTCCTATCTCGCCCGGCCCCGGCAACTGGCGGAGATCGCTGAAAACGGACGCCGCCTTGTGGCCCAAAGGCATACAAGCCTAGTCCGGGCGCAACGCCTGACGGAGCACTGCCGTCAATTGCGCGCGGCTTCAGCACAACAGGCGCGCCTTGACCAAGCAGATCTGCGCCGGATTTTCGTCCGCACGGCTTTCGGCATGATCGCCAGTGAACTGCGTGGCCCGCACCTGGAGCGGCATCGGGCTTTTTTCCATAATCTGGCGACGCACTGA
- a CDS encoding DegQ family serine endoprotease, giving the protein MILKKCLAALLAVTFLASAQLSQAADLPDFSELAAKSGPAVVNIGTERKTSGGGPEDFFGEMFRNMPPGFEKFFDQFGGSKGRGGKRPQQKQKSLGSGFLVSADGYIVTNNHVVADADVIHVTLDENNGKSETLKAKLIGSDEETDLALLKVDAKKSLPFLTFGDSDALKVGEWLLAIGNPFGLDHTVTAGILSAKGRNIRSGPFDNFLQTDASINPGNSGGPLLNMAGQVVGINTAIIASGQGIGFAIPSNMAAKIIDQIKSGKKISRGWIGVSIQDVDENTAKALGMKEPKGALVGSVMENEPAAKAGMKDGDIIIAVDKKDIEDASALLRAIADKAPGSDAVLTIWRDGKNFDLKVTLGERKSGQSDGRPGMGQKQQDEGLLGLSVRPLKAEERRELKLNKDEGLMIVDVDPDKPAAEADLRPGDVILKANLKPVNSGEALSKIVKEEGVKRGAVMLQIERRGDVYFRTVPLGK; this is encoded by the coding sequence ATGATTCTAAAAAAATGCCTCGCCGCCCTGCTGGCCGTGACCTTTCTGGCCTCGGCCCAGCTTTCACAGGCGGCGGATTTGCCTGACTTCAGCGAGCTGGCGGCGAAAAGCGGCCCGGCTGTGGTCAATATCGGCACGGAACGCAAAACTTCCGGGGGCGGGCCTGAAGATTTCTTCGGCGAAATGTTCCGTAATATGCCCCCCGGTTTTGAAAAATTTTTTGATCAGTTCGGCGGCAGCAAGGGGCGTGGCGGAAAGCGTCCCCAGCAGAAGCAGAAGTCGCTGGGTTCCGGTTTTCTGGTGTCCGCTGACGGCTACATTGTGACCAACAATCATGTTGTGGCCGACGCCGACGTGATTCACGTCACCCTGGACGAAAATAACGGCAAGAGCGAGACGCTCAAGGCCAAGCTGATCGGCTCCGATGAGGAAACCGACCTGGCCCTGCTGAAAGTGGATGCCAAAAAATCCCTGCCGTTCCTGACCTTCGGCGATTCCGACGCGCTCAAGGTGGGCGAATGGCTGCTGGCCATCGGCAATCCTTTTGGTCTGGACCACACGGTGACTGCCGGTATTCTTTCGGCCAAGGGCCGTAATATCCGCTCCGGGCCGTTCGACAACTTCCTCCAGACCGACGCCTCCATCAACCCCGGCAACAGCGGCGGCCCGCTGCTGAACATGGCCGGTCAGGTGGTGGGCATCAACACGGCCATCATCGCCAGCGGCCAGGGCATCGGCTTTGCCATCCCCAGCAACATGGCCGCCAAAATCATTGACCAGATCAAGAGCGGCAAAAAGATCAGCCGCGGCTGGATCGGTGTGAGTATTCAGGACGTGGATGAAAACACCGCCAAGGCCTTGGGCATGAAAGAACCCAAGGGCGCCCTGGTGGGCAGCGTCATGGAAAACGAGCCCGCGGCCAAGGCCGGTATGAAGGACGGCGACATCATCATCGCCGTGGACAAGAAAGATATCGAAGACGCCTCGGCCCTGTTGCGCGCCATTGCCGACAAGGCTCCCGGCAGCGACGCCGTGCTGACCATCTGGCGCGACGGCAAGAACTTCGACCTTAAGGTCACCCTGGGCGAACGCAAGAGCGGCCAGAGCGACGGGCGGCCCGGCATGGGGCAGAAGCAGCAGGACGAAGGCTTGCTGGGCCTCTCGGTGCGTCCCCTCAAGGCTGAGGAACGCCGCGAGCTGAAGCTCAACAAGGACGAAGGCCTGATGATCGTGGATGTCGATCCCGACAAGCCCGCCGCCGAAGCCGATCTGCGTCCCGGCGACGTGATTCTCAAGGCCAATCTGAAGCCTGTGAACAGCGGTGAAGCTCTTTCCAAGATCGTCAAGGAAGAGGGCGTGAAGCGCGGGGCAGTCATGCTGCAGATTGAACGGCGCGGAGATGTCTATTTCCGCACCGTACCCCTCGGCAAGTAA
- a CDS encoding 30S ribosomal protein S1 — protein sequence MTEEKTESPAQEEGTEDFAAMLAAHSASSGRLQPGQKVSGTVIAITGDSVFVDVGIKVDGIMDRKDILDAEGKESAGPGDSVEAWVIAVSPQEIRLSRSMSGSGVAALEEARDAALPVDGRVTAVCKGGYTVEVLGKTAFCPGSQMDAAPSDADSMVGRGMQFLIIRVENRGRNIVVSRRALLDRERQENLDKLLETLKEGDTVEGRITRLAPFGAFMELAPAVEGMIHLSELSWSRVGSADEAVSPGDMVRVKVLGISKNDKGQIRISLSRKQAEGDPWQDAPARLNPGDVVQGRVVRLAPFGAFVELLPGVEGLIHISEMSWAKRINKPEEVLSAGETVSVKIKDVNAETRRIALSLRDAEGDPWQDAAQRFAVGSTVTGTIESRTQYGLFVSLAPGITGLLPAGVIKNAKNAAQFSKLDKGDSVTLIVQNLDSTARRISLAPEGSEAASAADDKAWKQHAAAGASSSGNGMGIMAQALQKALQNK from the coding sequence ATGACTGAGGAAAAAACAGAAAGCCCCGCGCAGGAAGAAGGCACTGAAGATTTTGCCGCCATGCTGGCGGCCCACAGCGCTTCTTCCGGCCGTTTGCAGCCGGGCCAGAAGGTCAGCGGCACCGTCATTGCCATCACCGGAGACAGCGTCTTTGTGGATGTGGGCATCAAGGTGGACGGCATCATGGACCGCAAGGACATTCTGGATGCCGAGGGCAAGGAAAGCGCGGGGCCTGGCGACAGCGTGGAAGCTTGGGTCATTGCTGTTTCTCCGCAGGAAATCCGCCTTTCCCGCTCCATGAGCGGCAGCGGCGTGGCCGCGCTCGAAGAGGCGCGCGACGCCGCCCTGCCGGTGGACGGCCGCGTGACCGCCGTGTGCAAGGGCGGGTATACGGTGGAAGTGCTGGGCAAAACCGCCTTCTGTCCCGGCAGCCAGATGGACGCCGCGCCGAGCGACGCCGATTCCATGGTAGGCCGGGGCATGCAGTTCCTGATCATCCGCGTGGAAAACCGGGGCCGCAATATCGTGGTTTCGCGCCGCGCCCTGCTGGACCGCGAACGCCAGGAAAATCTGGACAAGCTGCTGGAAACCCTCAAGGAAGGCGACACCGTGGAAGGGCGGATCACCCGCCTGGCGCCCTTCGGCGCGTTCATGGAGCTGGCTCCGGCGGTGGAAGGCATGATCCACCTCTCCGAGCTGTCCTGGTCCCGCGTGGGTTCGGCGGACGAAGCCGTGTCCCCCGGCGATATGGTCCGGGTCAAGGTGCTCGGCATCAGCAAAAACGACAAAGGCCAGATCCGCATTTCCCTTTCGCGCAAGCAGGCCGAGGGCGACCCCTGGCAGGACGCGCCCGCGCGCCTGAACCCCGGTGACGTGGTGCAGGGCAGGGTGGTGCGCCTGGCGCCTTTCGGTGCGTTCGTAGAACTGTTGCCCGGCGTGGAAGGTTTGATCCATATTTCCGAAATGTCCTGGGCCAAACGGATCAACAAGCCTGAGGAAGTGCTCAGCGCGGGCGAAACGGTTTCCGTCAAGATCAAGGACGTCAACGCCGAAACGCGGCGTATCGCCCTGAGCCTGCGCGACGCCGAGGGCGACCCCTGGCAGGACGCGGCCCAGCGCTTTGCCGTGGGCTCCACGGTGACCGGCACGATTGAAAGCCGCACCCAGTACGGCCTGTTTGTGAGCCTGGCCCCCGGCATCACCGGGCTGCTGCCCGCCGGTGTGATCAAGAACGCCAAAAACGCGGCTCAGTTCAGCAAGCTGGACAAGGGCGACAGTGTGACCCTGATTGTTCAAAATCTGGACAGTACCGCCCGGCGCATCAGTCTGGCCCCGGAAGGTTCCGAAGCGGCCTCGGCCGCCGACGATAAAGCCTGGAAACAGCATGCCGCGGCCGGCGCCTCCTCTTCCGGCAACGGAATGGGCATTATGGCACAGGCTTTGCAGAAGGCTCTGCAAAACAAGTAA